From the Solanum lycopersicum chromosome 10, SLM_r2.1 genome, one window contains:
- the LOC138338813 gene encoding uncharacterized protein, whose amino-acid sequence MTNAELRDALMNLTLLLMSQAHVVNNHFVAQANKRVGPQQNAITPASRIRDFKRMNPPTFHGTKVDEDPHGFIDEFFKVVYATGVTPRDKEELAAYQLKDVTQVWFEQWRVERPFERGLAYLEEFKDAFLDRFFPLEWREKKMVEFMNLRQGGMSVQEYSLKFTQLSMCAPTMEANPRSRMNKFVIGVSSFMRKECRTSMLLTWIFLGSLSIHNKLRSPKLVKYDSSMGNKYKAPNKNSKGG is encoded by the coding sequence ATGACTAATGCGGAGTTGAGGGATGCCTTAATGAACTTGACCCTACTCTTGATGTCTCAAGCTCATGTCGTCAACAATCACTTTGTTGCCCAAGCTAACAAAAGAGTTGGACCCCAACAAAATGCTATTACTCCCGCTTCTAGAATTCGTGATTTCaagaggatgaaccctcctacatTTCATGGAACTAAGGTGGATGAAGATCCACATGGTTTTATAGATGAATTTTTCAAAGTGGTATATGCTACGGGTGTGACCCCTAGGGATAAAGAGGAGTTAGCCgcttatcaactcaaagatgttaCTCAAGTGTGGTTTGAGCAATGGAGGGTTGAGAGACCCTTTGAAAGAGGTTTGGCTTATTTGGAGGAATTTAAAGATGCTTTCCTAGATAGGTTCTTTCCACTAGAATGGAGGGAGAAGAAGATGgttgaattcatgaaccttcgtcaagggggaatgagtgtgcaagagtactctctcaaattcacccaactctctaTGTGTGCCCCAACCATGGAAGCCAATCCTAGGTCtaggatgaacaaatttgtgatTGGAGTGTCTAGCTTTATGAGAAAAGAGTGTCGTACATCAATGCTACTGACATGGATATTTCTAGGCTCATTGTCTATCcacaacaaattgaggagtccaAAATTAGTGAAATATGATTCTTCCATGGGAAACAAGTATAAGGCTCCAAACAAAAATTCCAAAGGTGGTTAA